The Candidatus Neomarinimicrobiota bacterium genome includes a window with the following:
- a CDS encoding DUF885 domain-containing protein, translating to MKSPTIFLIALLLLACNPSRQFFNSLVDEYLDWYFSTFPVSATWIGVHDHDGQYARRTPEALNDATTQVRQFQVRLSQIDPATLSLQEEIDFHIFQQSLERLLFELTELREFTWNPIEVAQEVGFGILLLASQEFAPVEERLPSLISRLNDVPRVLDEARANLQVASQVHTQTAIRQIQGAINLVSRELYTLLPELETDQEQALRRASASATAALEDFRRWLEEELLPRAERDFRLGPELYYRKLALTLDEDITPEEILSSAWMELAKTQREMFALAWPRYSQAHPAAAPTTHADSLEVIRWALDVIAQDHASRDEVLENVTGTIQELEDYLQRHNIITLDPNQPLEIRLTPEFQRGVAIAGLEAPGPLEKRLKTFYNVSPIPEDWDDEKAESFLREYNTISVKILSIHEALPGHYVQLYYANRHPSILRAVFGSGVMVEGWAHYSEKMMIQAGLGGGDPNYDLVQKKWYLRVIANAIIDQGIHARGMTRQEALNLMENETFQEQSEAELKWVRAQLTSAQLSTYFVGNTLMWQLRSDVETLRGRKFDLREFHEELLSHGSPPIKYLRKLLL from the coding sequence ATGAAATCGCCGACTATCTTTCTCATTGCCTTGCTTCTTCTTGCGTGCAACCCCTCCCGCCAGTTCTTTAACAGCCTGGTGGATGAGTATCTGGACTGGTATTTCAGCACGTTCCCGGTCAGTGCCACCTGGATTGGCGTTCATGACCATGATGGACAATATGCCCGGCGGACCCCGGAAGCCTTGAATGATGCTACCACCCAGGTGCGTCAATTCCAGGTACGCCTCAGCCAGATCGACCCCGCTACCCTCTCCCTGCAGGAGGAAATCGACTTCCACATCTTCCAGCAATCCCTGGAGCGGCTCTTATTTGAGCTTACCGAGCTGCGTGAGTTTACCTGGAATCCCATAGAAGTGGCTCAGGAAGTGGGATTCGGCATCCTGCTACTGGCTTCGCAGGAATTCGCACCGGTGGAGGAACGACTCCCCAGCCTGATAAGCCGCCTGAATGACGTCCCCCGGGTCCTGGACGAAGCCCGCGCTAATCTTCAAGTCGCCAGCCAGGTCCACACCCAGACAGCTATCCGTCAGATACAGGGTGCCATTAATCTGGTCTCCCGAGAACTGTATACCCTGCTGCCGGAGCTTGAGACCGATCAGGAGCAGGCCTTGCGCCGAGCCAGCGCCAGCGCCACAGCTGCCCTGGAGGACTTCCGGAGGTGGCTGGAGGAGGAGCTCCTTCCCCGGGCTGAAAGAGACTTCCGCCTGGGGCCGGAGCTATACTACCGGAAGCTGGCCTTGACTCTGGATGAGGACATCACGCCTGAAGAAATCCTTAGCAGTGCCTGGATGGAGCTGGCCAAAACCCAACGAGAGATGTTTGCCCTGGCCTGGCCACGATACAGCCAGGCCCATCCCGCGGCCGCCCCTACAACCCATGCCGACAGCCTGGAAGTCATCCGTTGGGCCCTGGATGTAATTGCTCAGGACCACGCCAGTCGAGATGAGGTCCTGGAAAATGTCACCGGTACCATTCAAGAACTGGAGGACTACCTCCAAAGACATAATATCATCACCCTCGATCCGAACCAGCCATTGGAAATTCGATTGACCCCTGAATTTCAGCGGGGAGTTGCCATTGCCGGTCTGGAAGCGCCCGGTCCCCTCGAAAAAAGGCTGAAGACCTTCTATAACGTTTCTCCCATCCCCGAAGACTGGGATGACGAAAAAGCGGAGAGTTTTTTAAGGGAGTATAATACTATCTCGGTGAAGATCCTGAGCATTCACGAGGCCTTGCCAGGACATTACGTCCAGCTCTATTATGCCAATCGCCATCCGTCCATCTTAAGAGCGGTCTTTGGCAGCGGGGTCATGGTGGAAGGCTGGGCCCATTACTCCGAGAAGATGATGATTCAGGCCGGGCTCGGCGGTGGCGATCCAAACTATGACCTGGTCCAGAAAAAGTGGTACCTGCGCGTGATCGCCAATGCCATTATCGATCAGGGCATTCATGCCCGGGGCATGACCCGGCAGGAGGCGCTGAACCTCATGGAGAACGAGACCTTCCAGGAACAATCGGAAGCGGAATTGAAGTGGGTGCGGGCCCAGCTCACTTCAGCCCAGCTCTCAACCTACTTTGTGGGCAACACCCTCATGTGGCAGCTGCGCTCTGATGTGGAAACCCTACGTGGCCGGAAATTTGATTTGCGGGAATTCCACGAAGAACTGCTATCTCACGGCTCTCCACCTATTAAATATCTACGGAAGCTTTTACTATAA
- a CDS encoding dicarboxylate/amino acid:cation symporter — protein sequence MRKFIKLKLHWQIFIAMILGASVAAIFGEAVLPLAGPLADIFLRLLQMVIVPLIFTSIVSGIAGIGDSRSLGRLGAKTFGYYIMTSTLAILVGLSLTNLIQPGIGVVLDQEQKISPEDLERPGSVVDVLMRIIPLNPVRAAAEGDILGIIFFAIVFGFAITQIPEKQRGTLLGFFDTAFEAMMKLTRAVIRLAPIGVFGLISRAISTMGYDVFAAVGKYMLTIGLGLSIHFLIVLPALFFLLTRRNPLDHYRAMASAMAFAFSASSSSATLPLTLEAVEKNAGVSNKISSFVLPMGATINMDGTALYECAGVLFIAQALGVGLDFGQQVMVVITALLASIGAAGVPSAGLVMIFIVLQAVNLTTPAAYALVGLMLAVDRPLDMYRTMVNITSDSIGAAVIAHSEGEELTYPMAMEAETA from the coding sequence ATGAGAAAGTTTATAAAGCTCAAGCTACACTGGCAGATCTTCATTGCCATGATCCTTGGGGCGTCCGTAGCGGCGATTTTTGGAGAGGCCGTACTCCCATTGGCCGGTCCCCTGGCTGATATCTTTTTGCGTCTGTTGCAGATGGTAATCGTACCCCTGATTTTCACTTCCATTGTTTCCGGGATTGCGGGCATCGGAGATTCCCGGAGTCTCGGTCGCCTGGGTGCCAAAACCTTCGGCTATTATATCATGACCAGCACGCTTGCCATCCTCGTAGGATTATCTCTTACCAACCTGATCCAGCCGGGTATCGGTGTGGTCCTTGATCAGGAACAGAAGATCTCTCCAGAGGATCTGGAGCGTCCAGGCTCAGTAGTGGATGTCCTCATGCGCATCATACCGCTCAACCCGGTGCGAGCCGCTGCTGAAGGCGATATCCTGGGGATCATTTTCTTCGCCATCGTCTTCGGTTTTGCCATCACCCAGATACCGGAAAAGCAGCGTGGTACGCTCCTTGGTTTTTTTGACACGGCCTTTGAAGCAATGATGAAGCTCACGCGAGCAGTGATCCGTCTGGCACCAATCGGTGTGTTTGGACTCATCAGCCGGGCCATATCCACCATGGGGTACGATGTCTTCGCCGCCGTGGGCAAATACATGCTTACCATCGGCCTGGGGCTTTCGATCCACTTTCTCATCGTGCTGCCCGCACTGTTTTTTCTGTTAACCAGGCGCAATCCGCTGGATCATTACCGCGCTATGGCATCGGCGATGGCTTTTGCCTTTTCCGCCAGCTCCTCGTCGGCTACACTGCCCCTCACGCTGGAGGCGGTGGAGAAAAATGCCGGGGTCTCCAACAAAATATCCAGTTTCGTCCTGCCCATGGGTGCTACCATCAATATGGATGGCACTGCGCTTTACGAATGCGCCGGGGTGCTGTTTATCGCCCAGGCTCTGGGAGTGGGGCTTGACTTCGGGCAGCAGGTGATGGTGGTTATTACGGCCCTTTTGGCTTCCATCGGGGCCGCAGGGGTGCCTTCAGCGGGACTGGTCATGATCTTTATTGTGCTTCAAGCGGTCAACCTTACTACTCCGGCAGCCTACGCTTTAGTAGGGCTGATGCTGGCGGTGGATCGGCCGCTTGACATGTACCGCACGATGGTGAACATCACTAGCGATTCCATCGGCGCGGCGGTAATCGCTCACTCGGAAGGAGAAGAGCTCACTTATCCCATGGCGATGGAAGCAGAGACGGCGTAG
- the hflX gene encoding GTPase HflX, with protein MYTVPPDDPPSRNSPKENAILVGVHWGNTSSQTVAEHLNELRLLTETAGGEIVGHVVQRRERPDAATFIGKGKAESLMRQAHELECGVIIFDDDLSPSQQKNLQHVAGNSIKVIDRSGLIIDIFAKHAQTREAQTQVELAQLQYLLPRLTRQWTHLERQMGGIGTRSGPGEAQIEVDRRLIRSRIKKLKDELKHIAAERAVQSLRRRETFRAALVGYTNGGKSTLMNALTDAGVFVEDRLFATLDTTTRKLYLDENHSILLSDTVGFIRKLPHHLIASFRSTLAEVTEADLLLKVIDATSPQAVDHLSTVNEVLADLGLNDKPSVIVLNKLDAINDAGAVARLQRQFPGAVVVSAKQRLRLDKLEAAILQACTRDFDLCQLRIASRQSKLISSVYQLLEVKHRTFEGDETVLTVWGPRKVIQFIKERIHADVQPQ; from the coding sequence ATGTATACCGTTCCTCCAGACGATCCGCCCAGCCGGAACTCACCTAAAGAAAATGCCATTCTGGTTGGCGTGCACTGGGGCAATACGTCGTCCCAGACAGTAGCTGAGCACCTGAATGAGCTCCGTCTGCTAACCGAAACCGCGGGCGGTGAAATAGTCGGACATGTGGTTCAGCGGCGGGAGCGACCCGATGCGGCCACCTTCATCGGTAAGGGTAAGGCCGAATCTCTCATGCGGCAGGCTCACGAGCTGGAATGCGGAGTCATTATCTTCGATGACGACTTATCACCATCACAACAGAAAAACCTCCAGCACGTGGCCGGGAACAGCATCAAGGTTATTGACCGCAGTGGACTGATTATCGACATATTTGCCAAACATGCCCAAACCCGGGAAGCCCAAACCCAGGTGGAGTTGGCCCAGCTGCAGTATCTGCTGCCCCGGCTGACCCGGCAGTGGACCCATCTGGAGCGGCAGATGGGCGGCATCGGCACCCGCAGTGGTCCCGGTGAAGCCCAGATCGAGGTGGACCGCCGACTTATCCGATCCCGCATCAAGAAGCTCAAGGACGAGTTGAAGCATATTGCCGCCGAGCGTGCCGTGCAGAGTCTGCGACGGCGGGAGACTTTCCGGGCGGCCCTGGTAGGCTACACCAACGGCGGCAAGTCAACCCTGATGAACGCCCTCACCGACGCCGGGGTGTTTGTGGAGGATCGCCTATTCGCCACTCTCGATACTACCACCCGCAAACTGTACCTTGATGAGAACCACAGCATTCTGCTCAGCGACACGGTAGGCTTCATCCGTAAGCTGCCCCACCATCTCATCGCTTCCTTCCGATCCACCCTGGCCGAAGTGACCGAAGCCGATCTACTGCTCAAGGTCATCGATGCCACCTCACCCCAGGCGGTGGATCATCTGAGCACAGTGAACGAGGTGCTGGCCGATCTCGGGCTGAACGACAAACCCAGTGTGATCGTGCTGAACAAGCTGGACGCCATCAACGATGCGGGCGCCGTCGCACGGTTGCAACGTCAGTTCCCCGGGGCCGTGGTGGTGTCGGCCAAGCAGCGGCTACGCCTGGATAAGCTGGAGGCGGCTATCCTCCAGGCCTGTACCCGGGATTTTGACCTCTGCCAGTTACGAATCGCTTCCCGGCAGTCTAAGTTAATCAGCTCCGTCTACCAGCTGCTGGAGGTAAAGCACCGGACCTTCGAAGGGGATGAAACCGTCCTCACTGTCTGGGGACCCAGGAAGGTGATTCAATTCATCAAGGAGCGAATTCACGCGGACGTTCAGCCGCAATGA
- a CDS encoding BatA domain-containing protein has protein sequence MSFLIPQVLWALPAAALPLIIHLISKSNPRVVDFSTLHFLRRMEHESIRRLRWHQWLIVFLRTLLLLVLVLLLARPVVKGYFHGWIGDSASTLSVVIIDDSFSLSGEAPQTARAHAGGKTARTTAALESLYEILADQSSRGRVVIMRSSDAKTIYEGPVADLPVVDEIAGLCTPTYHQDNLAAALDSLSANTFKEAANLYANRELFLISDFQSHQQQALRLLGSDTTTWQDWHFFLVPTPHLEHNVTVTRAEVETAIPLAGKLMEVTATLLNSGSEPRSKIPVQVVLNDVRSGQLVVDLRPGERRTVKFQVAPTEPGHQHGYVEIDRDERPGDNRFYFHTYIPPMVRILLIEPPDLDPSFSLLALHSLAGETPNIQLRVCNPSDFAWTPQDLEVVILNSLKELPRLQLRQVGEFLKSGGTLFVIPGPEEESGLAVAVLQNQYGLPALEPTPQVFDSPLALDRKALETSILNKVFQREAELDELPQVSRLYPVYPRGTDEVVLWADEHKPVLTRSSYDSGTIFLFALAFHLQWTNLPLKGSFIPLWHHLIYWRPASSVLADVRVGDLPVLTVTPRQATQSMTLTAPSGTTTHIVPVIRTRTVPLQNLHMPGIYILSAHSRGQPGTRPAPAAEIQFRVNITDTELTNGTLSRSALMSLFDPGRAFIIPEGESAADWIQQARFGQELWRPLLYLLILLLILEMILSNVYRSSRRSAQPELT, from the coding sequence ATGAGTTTCCTTATCCCCCAGGTACTCTGGGCTCTGCCAGCTGCCGCACTTCCTCTGATCATACACCTGATCAGCAAGAGCAACCCCCGAGTAGTGGACTTCAGCACCCTGCATTTCCTGCGCAGGATGGAACACGAGTCCATCCGCCGTTTGCGCTGGCATCAATGGCTGATCGTCTTCCTGCGTACTCTCTTGCTGCTGGTTCTGGTCCTCCTGCTTGCCCGGCCGGTAGTGAAAGGATATTTCCACGGCTGGATAGGCGATAGTGCCTCCACCCTTTCAGTGGTAATCATCGACGATTCATTCAGCCTGAGCGGTGAAGCGCCGCAGACCGCCCGGGCCCATGCCGGAGGTAAAACGGCGCGCACCACGGCAGCGCTGGAATCCCTCTATGAAATCCTGGCCGACCAGAGTAGTCGCGGTCGGGTTGTCATCATGCGGTCCTCCGATGCCAAGACCATTTATGAAGGACCGGTCGCGGATCTGCCGGTAGTAGACGAAATCGCCGGCTTATGCACGCCCACCTATCATCAAGATAACCTCGCGGCGGCTCTGGATTCCCTCAGTGCTAACACCTTTAAGGAAGCCGCGAATCTGTATGCCAACCGGGAGCTCTTTCTCATCAGCGATTTTCAAAGCCACCAACAACAGGCATTGCGGCTCCTCGGAAGTGACACCACTACCTGGCAAGACTGGCATTTCTTCCTCGTGCCCACCCCCCACCTTGAGCATAATGTGACTGTCACACGGGCAGAGGTGGAGACAGCTATTCCACTAGCCGGCAAGCTCATGGAAGTGACCGCAACCTTACTTAACTCCGGCAGCGAACCTCGCAGTAAGATTCCGGTTCAGGTGGTACTAAACGACGTGCGCTCGGGGCAGTTGGTTGTTGATCTGAGGCCTGGCGAGCGGAGAACGGTCAAGTTCCAGGTTGCACCAACTGAACCAGGACACCAGCACGGCTATGTGGAAATTGACCGGGACGAGCGTCCCGGCGATAATCGCTTCTATTTCCACACCTACATCCCTCCCATGGTAAGGATTCTCCTTATCGAACCGCCTGATCTGGACCCCTCCTTTTCCCTTTTGGCCCTGCACTCCCTGGCTGGTGAGACGCCAAATATTCAACTGCGCGTGTGCAACCCTTCCGACTTTGCCTGGACACCCCAGGACCTGGAGGTTGTGATCCTGAATAGCCTGAAGGAGCTCCCGCGTCTCCAGCTGCGGCAGGTAGGAGAATTTTTGAAGTCTGGCGGTACACTTTTTGTAATCCCCGGGCCCGAGGAGGAAAGCGGCCTCGCCGTGGCTGTGCTCCAGAACCAATATGGACTTCCGGCGCTGGAGCCGACTCCACAGGTATTCGATTCACCACTCGCACTGGATCGGAAGGCACTGGAAACCTCCATCCTCAATAAGGTGTTCCAGCGCGAAGCGGAGCTGGACGAGCTCCCCCAGGTATCGCGCCTATATCCCGTTTACCCCCGAGGCACCGACGAGGTCGTCCTCTGGGCTGATGAGCACAAACCAGTACTAACGCGCTCTTCCTACGACAGTGGGACCATTTTCCTTTTTGCGTTAGCTTTCCATCTGCAATGGACCAATCTGCCGTTGAAGGGCAGCTTCATTCCCCTCTGGCACCACCTGATTTACTGGCGGCCTGCAAGTTCCGTGCTGGCTGATGTACGAGTGGGAGATCTCCCGGTCCTGACCGTCACCCCGCGCCAGGCTACCCAGTCAATGACCCTGACAGCACCCAGCGGGACGACCACTCACATCGTGCCTGTCATCCGTACTCGTACGGTCCCCCTGCAGAATCTCCATATGCCGGGAATATACATCCTTTCCGCTCACAGCCGCGGTCAACCGGGCACCAGACCCGCCCCCGCGGCAGAAATCCAGTTCCGGGTCAATATTACCGATACGGAACTCACCAATGGCACTCTCAGCCGGTCGGCGCTGATGAGCCTGTTCGATCCGGGCCGGGCGTTTATCATACCGGAAGGCGAGTCCGCGGCAGATTGGATTCAGCAGGCCCGCTTCGGCCAGGAACTGTGGCGACCATTGCTCTACCTGCTGATCCTCCTACTGATCCTGGAAATGATTCTTAGCAATGTATACCGTTCCTCCAGACGATCCGCCCAGCCGGAACTCACCTAA
- a CDS encoding diacylglycerol/polyprenol kinase family protein — protein sequence MTVLPASNEGGRKLIHLGSSVLPLGYWIIGRDAAIVALIVLTVLMLAIEAARMNSTWGRALYQRFLGSVTRPSEERRPTGATYVFIGALVAAILFTPTIAILSMLFMSIGDTAASLVGQRYGRIRIGDKSLEGTLACFLTCLLLALLADLTWPVTLAGAATAALAELIPWPLVNDNTAIPVLSGGAMTLLTAAGL from the coding sequence GCGAGTAATGAGGGCGGACGCAAGCTCATCCACCTGGGTTCCAGTGTTCTACCACTGGGATACTGGATCATAGGGCGGGATGCGGCCATTGTGGCCTTGATCGTGTTGACCGTCCTCATGCTCGCCATCGAGGCGGCCAGGATGAACAGCACCTGGGGCCGAGCCCTGTATCAACGCTTTTTAGGCTCGGTCACGCGCCCGTCCGAAGAGCGTCGCCCCACCGGCGCCACTTATGTCTTCATCGGCGCTCTTGTCGCAGCTATCCTATTCACGCCCACGATCGCTATTCTTTCGATGCTTTTTATGAGCATCGGAGACACCGCTGCGTCACTGGTGGGGCAGCGCTATGGCCGCATACGCATTGGCGACAAATCCCTGGAAGGGACCCTGGCCTGTTTCCTTACCTGCCTGCTCCTGGCCCTGCTAGCCGATCTAACGTGGCCGGTGACCCTGGCTGGGGCTGCCACTGCCGCCCTGGCGGAACTCATTCCCTGGCCATTAGTGAACGATAACACCGCTATTCCCGTATTATCAGGGGGAGCTATGACGCTCCTTACGGCCGCCGGGCTATGA